TACTATTCTTTCTGACGGAATTGGCAGAGGCACTTTAGCTCATCCTGCATAATGGCCGGCCAATCGAAACCCGCGCTCTCCCCTTGGGGTAGTGCTGTCGCAGGTGCAACTGGTGCTGTTCTCGCAAATGCTATCGTCTATCCACTGGACCTGTGCGTACATAGCCTTGCCAGTTGGTTTAGTGGTGTAGACTGAGACTGACTCGTTCCTAATCTTTAGTGTCAAAACCAAACTTCAAGTCCAAGTGAAGAACGCACCTGAATCGAAAAGCGGAGATGTAGTACATTACGAGTCGACCCTAGATGCCATCAACAAGAttgtggagaaagagggaaTTGAAGGTTTATATTCCGGGATGGTTGGTTCTTTGCTTGGCGTGGCCTCGACCAACTTTGCGTACTTCTACTGGTACAGCGTGGTTAGAAGCCTTTATATGGCATCGAAGAGCGTATCTAAGCCACCTGGAACCGCTATGGAGCTTACCCTTGGTGCTGTGTCGGGGGCTATCGCTCAGATATTCACCATCCCAGTCGCTGTGATCACAACCAGGCAGCAGACACAGCCAAAGAGCGAGAAAAAGGGCCTGATCGAGACTGGTAAGGAGGTTGTTAACAGCGAAGATGGCTGGACCGGTCTGTGGAGAGGTCTCAAGGCCAGTTTGATCCTGGTTGTCAACCCGGCAATTACCTACGGTGCCTATCAACGTCTGAAGGATATTCTTTTCAAGGGGAGGAACAATCTAAAGCCCTGGGAAGCTTTCCGTAAGTGGCATCGAGGCTCTATTTCCCTTCATAAGAAACTAATCAGTACCGCAGTCCTAGGCGCTCTTTCAAAGGCAATGGCCACAATTGCAACCCAGCCATTGATCGTGGCCAAGGTTGGTCTTCAGTCGCGGCCACCCCCGGGTCGCGAAGGCAAGCCTTTTAAGACCTTTGGTGAGGTCATGCGATATATCATTCAGAACGAGGGTGCGCTGTCCCTCTTCAAGGGTATCGGGCCACAGATCTTGAAGGGTCTGTTGGTGCAGGgcttgttgatgatgacAAAAGAGAGGTACGTGCCGATTACGGTAGCTGGATGTGTACAGGAGTTTGAACTAACAGCATGAAGGATGGAACTCATTTTCATCGTTCTCTTCGCATatctgaagaagctcagAGAGCAGAAGTTAAAGAAGGTCGTCGATACTGCTGCGGCCAGCGCTAAAACCAGCCTTCCGGCAACCCTGAAATAGATGTCGCTCCCACTTTCCTTCCAATATATACGAACTAGCTGgtcttttgttcttgtcaaTTATCTTCTGTACGGCGTGCGGGTTCCGGATCTGTCAAATTTCTTACTTCTTCTTATGATTACCAGGCATACTTTTTTCTGTATATTTTCCAACTATGATGTATAGAGCATGTCCTACAGGATGGGCATAACCACAAGATAGATCTGCCGAATGCAAATCATCTGAAAGACAGCAAACGCATGTTGGGCGATTGGTATACATAGTGGACGTCTTATATTCAGACTGGTACGGAGACTGGGCATGAGCAATCATATAGGCGCATTGAAGACATAacttttctttcgttttccAATTGAATAATTTCATTTTACATGTTTCCAAAACATAATTTCTTTGCGGTTGTACAAAGTAATgaacatatatatttactcGCCTGATTCCACCCGACCGCCCGGCTAGCCTTAAATGGCTGCATTCCCTCGGCATCtgccaacaaccaacaacatAATTTATCTCCGGAGTAGCGGTCACAATTACATTCCCACcattccaccaccagctccTCCGTAAAACACCAAGTACGAGGGGCATGAGCCGTCATGCGATGGCCGCCATGGGCTTCCGAATCACAAGCCCGAGACAAACAAGATGAACAAAACCAAAAGAACTGGGACAAATCACTCAATGCGATCGACTGGGCCGCGTTCACCGAACCTAGGACCCTAATTCCCACCCTGATCCTCACGACAGGAATTATCGGCGCACTGCAGATCCACCGCCGATACCTGCGCCGTTTCCCCGACGCTGTTAGCATCTCGCCATCGTACTTCCGGAAGAGGACCATCTTAGGCCAAGTGACGAGCGTCGGCGACGGCGACGGTTTCAGACTATACCACACACCTGGAGGAAGATTGGCAGGATGGGGCTGGTTGCCCTGGAAGAGAGTTCCCACCGCGAAGAAGGATCTGAGAGATAAAACGGTGCGTTGATGGCCTTTTACTCTTTTTTGCCTAGGACAAGAGGTCTAATGGGTTATGTTTAGATCTCCGTTCGCTTGGCTGGTGTGGATGCGCCGGAACTCGCGCATTTCGGTCGTCC
This Aspergillus flavus chromosome 1, complete sequence DNA region includes the following protein-coding sequences:
- a CDS encoding peroxisomal carrier protein, encoding MAGQSKPALSPWGSAVAGATGAVLANAIVYPLDLVKTKLQVQVKNAPESKSGDVVHYESTLDAINKIVEKEGIEGLYSGMVGSLLGVASTNFAYFYWYSVVRSLYMASKSVSKPPGTAMELTLGAVSGAIAQIFTIPVAVITTRQQTQPKSEKKGLIETGKEVVNSEDGWTGLWRGLKASLILVVNPAITYGAYQRLKDILFKGRNNLKPWEAFLLGALSKAMATIATQPLIVAKVGLQSRPPPGREGKPFKTFGEVMRYIIQNEGALSLFKGIGPQILKGLLVQGLLMMTKERMELIFIVLFAYLKKLREQKLKKVVDTAAASAKTSLPATLK